GTAGCCGACGATCGGGCGCCGCGGGTGGTGGCGCCGCGCGCGCTCCAGGAAGTCGGTGACGAGCAGCTCGCTCACGCCGCCAGCCGCTCCCGCACCGCCGGCATCACCTTGTCGGCCAGGTAGGCGATGCGCTCGGACCCGCTGTCGACGGGCTCGCCGGGCAGCTGCGCCCAGAAGTGCACGTCCTTGATCTGCGGGCAGCCGCGCAGCAGGTCGGTCAGCTCCGTCACGGCGGCCTCGGCGTCCATCAGCCGGTACGCGCCCGCCTCGACGATCTGCGCGGGGTCGGTGAAGCGCGGCACGTCGTCGGGCGGGCCGAACGCGCCCCAGGAGATGTACTCGTTGAGCTGGTAGAGCGCGTGGCGCCCGATCCGCGACCAGACCTCCTCCGGGTCCTCCGCGATGATCGACCACTGGCCCGCGTAGATCCGGGCGTCCGCGACGTTCCCGCCGGCGCGCTCGACGGCCGCCAGGTACTCGGCCTGGTGGGCGTTCTGGGTGCTGAGGAAGCCGTCGCCGATCCGGGCCGCGCGCTCGATCGCGACGTCGGCCATGGCCCCGACGAGCAGCTGCGGCGTGCGCTCCGGGACGGGGGTGACCGCGACCGGGGGCAGCCGGTAGCGCTTGCCCTCGAAGCCCTCCGCCGACCCGGACCAGGCCCGGCGGATGATCTCGACGCCCTCCTCCAGCAGGCTCGGCCGGTTCCGGACCTGCTGCCCGAACGCCTCGAACTCGCGCACCCAGTAGCCCTGGCCGACGCCGAGGTCGAAGCGCCCGCCGGACAGCAGCGACAGCGTCGCGGCGTCCTCGGCCAGGCGCACCGGGTTGTGCAGCGGCGACACGATGAGGTTGGTGCCCACGCGCATCCGCGTGGTCCGCTGCAGGATCGCCGACGCGAGGACGAACGGCGACGGGCTGTAGCCGTCGGCGCAGAAGTGGTGCTCGGTGAGCCACGCGGAGCCCAGTCCGCGCTGCTCGGCCCAGCCGATCTGGTCGAGCACCTCGGCGTAGAACGTGCTGAACGGGCGGTCGGGGTCGGGGTTGCGGAAGTCGTACCAGAGCCCGAAGGTGGGCCCGGCCTCCGAGCTCTGATCGGTCATGCCCCGCAGCGTGGACGGCGGTGTGGCGGCTGTCACGTCCGCGCCCGCCCGGTCGTTGTCGACTCCACCAACGCCGATCCGCTCGGGTCCCCGCGCCCCGGCCCGCCGGCACTACGGTTCCGGGCGTGACCCCGCGGCCCGCCCCGGACGACGTCGACCTCGCCGCCGTCGTGCGGTGGGCCGCCGCGCACGGGCTGCCCGCCGGGCCCGTCACCGACGTGCGGCGCGTCGGCGGCGGCACCCAGAACATCGTGCTGCGGATGGACTGGGCGGGCCGCGACCTCGTGCTGCGCCGCCCGCCCGAGCACCCCCGCCCGTCGAGCAACTCCGTGCTGCGCCGCGAGATGCGGGTGCTGGCCGCGCTCGCCGGGTCCGACGTGCCGCACCCCGGGTTCGTCCTGGGCTGCGACGACGAGTCGGTCCTGGGCGGGGTGGTGTTCTACCTGATGGAGGGGGTGGCGGGCTTCCACCCCGGCGACGCGGTGCAGGGCCCGTGCCGGACCGACGCCGCCGCCCGGCACGCCGCCGCCCTCGACACCGCCGCCGCGCTCGCCCGGCTCGCCGCCGTCGACCACGAGGCGATCGGGCTCGGCGACCTCGGGCGCCCCGAGGGCTTCCTCGCCCGGCAGGTGCCCCGCTGGGTCGAGCACCTCGCGTCCTACGACCGGCTCCCCGGCTACCCCGGCTCGACGCTCCCGCACGTCGACGCGCTGGCGCGCTGGCTCACCGACCACCGCCCGCCCGACGCCCGGCCCGGGATCGTGCACGGCGACTACCACCTCAACAACGTGCTGCTCGCCCCCGACGCGGCCCGCGTGGCCGCGATCGTCGACTGGGAGATGTGCACCATCGGCGACCCGCTGCTCGACCTGGGCTGGCTGCTCGTGACCTGGCCGGACGGGGCGGCAGGATCGGACGGGGCAGGATCGGACGGGGCGGGATCGGACGGGGCCGCCCCGATCGCCGGGGGGGCGCTCGCCGCGCTCGGCGGCCTCCCGACCCCGGCCGAGCTGGCCGCGCACTACGCCGCCCGCAGCGACCGCGACCTGTCGGCCCTGGACTGGTACACCGCGCTCGCCGGGTTCAAGCTCGCGATCGTCATCGAGGGCACCCACGCCCGCGCGCTCGCCGGGCAGGCCGACGCCGACACCGGAGCACTGCTGCACCGGCACGCCGTCGGGCTGCTGGAGCGGGCGGCGGCGGTGGCGGGGGTCTGAGACCCAGCCCGACTCAGCCGGACTGGGCGAGGGCGAACGGCAGCACCGATCCCGCCCCGGCGCGGCGCAGCAGGCGGGCGGCGACCGTCATCGTCCAGCCGGAGTCGATCACGTCGTCGACGAGCAGGACCGGGCCGTCGGGCAGGGTGAACGTCGGCTCCTCGAACGCGTTCCACACCGCGGCCAGGCGCTGCGCGGAGTTGGCGTGCGCCTCCGGCCGCGGCCCGGCGGGCACCAGCGTGCCGAGCAGCGGGATCCGGCCGATGTCGGAGAGGCGCCGGGCCAGGTGGTCGAGCTGGTGCGGGCGGGTGCGCGACCCGATCCCGACGACCCCGACCGGCCGTTCCTCCCAGCCCCACCCGGCCAGCACGCGCACGACCGCGTCGAGGACGTCCTTGGGCACCGGCCGGTCGGTGGTGCTCACCGGCTCGCCGGTCTCGGGGTCGAGGTCGGGGCCGAACTCGTCGTCGGGGACCGCCTCCGGGTCGAGCAGCGCCCGCAGCCGGGTGCCCCAGCCGATGTCGGAGAGCCGGCCGATGACCCGGCCCGGTTCGGCCAGCTCGCCCGCCGGGATCTTGCCGGATGCGGGGACGTCGAGGTCCTTCATGCCCGACGGCCACTGCTTGCGCGGCGCCACCTCGACGCCGGGGCGCGCGATCCGCTCCGCCGCGGCCTCGGCGGCCCCGGAGTCGACGTCGGTGCTCCAGACCGTGCCCGCGCAGACGTCGCAGCGCCCGCACGGCTCGGCACCCGGGTCGTCGAGCTGCTCGCGCAGGAAGACCAGCCGGCAGCGGTCGGTGTCGAGGTAGCCGAGCATGGCCTGCTGCTCGGCCTTCCGCGCGTCGGCGATGCGGCGGTGGCGCTCGGCGTCGTAGACCCAGTCCTCGCCGGTGGCGACCCACCCGCCCTTGACGCGTTTGGCCGCACCGTCGGAGTCGAGGACCTTGAGCAGCATCTCCAGCCGGGTGCGCGAGAGGTCGACGCGCGTCTCGATCGCGGCGGTGGACAGGGGCTCGGGCCCGAGCACCCGCAGCGTCTGGCGCACCACCGGCTCCGGCGGGAACGCCAGCGAGGCGAAGTAGCGCCAGATGTCCTGGTCCTCGTGGCCGGGCAGCAGCACCACCTCGGCGCGGTCGACGGCGCGCCCGGCGCGGCCGATCTGCTGGTAGTAGGCCACCGGCGACGCGGGCGCGCCCAGGTGCACGACGAACCCGAGATCGGGCTTGTCGAACCCCATCCCCAGCGCGGAGGTGGCGACGAGCGCCTTGACCCGGTTGGCCAGCAGGTCGCCCTCCGCCGCGAGGCGCTCCTCCGGGGGCGTCTTGCCGGTGTAGGAGGCGACGGGGTGGCCGCGCTCGCGCAGGAACTCCGCGACCTCCTCGGCCGCCTGGATCGTGAGCGTGTAGACGATGCCCGCCCCGGGCAGCGCGTCCATCTGCGCGGCGAGCCAGCCCAGCCGGTCGGCCGCCGTGCGCAGCTTCACGACCGACAGGCGCAGGCTCTCGCGGTCGAGCGAGCCGCGCAGCACCAGCGGCTCACCCGCCGACAGGCCCAGCTGCTCGGTGACGTCGACGACCACGCGGTCGTTGGCCGTGGCCGTCGTGGCGAGCACCGGGATGCCGTCGGGCAGCTCGGCGATCAGGGCGCGCAGGCGGCGGTAGTCGGGCCGGAAGTCGTGGCCCCAGTCGGACACGCAGTGCGCCTCGTCGACGACGAGCATCCCGGCCGACGCGGTGAGCCGGGGGAGCACGCGGTCGCGGAAGTCGGGGTTGTTGAGCCGCTCGGGGCTGACCAGCAGCACGTCGACCTCCCCGGCCGCGACGGCGTCGTAGGTGCGCTCCCAGTCGGCGGTGTTGGCCGAGTTGACCGTGGCCGCGCGGATCCCGGCGCGGGCCGCGGCGTCGATCTGGTTGCGCATCAGCGCGAGCAGCGGCGACACGATGACGGTGGCCCCGGCGCCGTCCTGGCGCAGCAGCGCGGTGGCGACGAAGTACACCGCCGACTTGCCCCACCCGGTGCGCTGCACGACCAGCGCCCGCTTGCGCAGCGCCACCAGCGCGTGGATCGCCGTCCACTGGTCCTCGCGCAGCCGGGCGTCCGGACCGGCCAGCGTGGTGAGCACCTTCTCGGCGCGCTCCCGCAGGTGTTCGCTGTTCATGCCCCCATCGTGGACTCCGCCCCCGACAGTTCCCGGCCGGGGTCAGCCGAACACGAGCCGCTCGCGGCGGCGGTGCAGCGGCACCAGCACCCACGCGAGCACCGCCATCAGGGCCCGCTCCGCCCGTCCGGCCGGCCCGAACACCGTGCGGTGCTCGTCGTCGACGGCGACGGCGAGGAACCGCGGCAGCATGAACGCCAGCCCCGCCCCGCCCCGGCCGGCGGCCTTCTCGACCCGCGCCCACTCCGCGGCGGGCACGTGCCGCTCCACGGCGGGGAACACCTCCGCCTCCTCCGCCTCGACGTGCTCGACGACGTGGTCGCGCAGCGTCGTCAGCGCGGCGGTCAGCGCCCGGCCGACCACCCCGCGCTCGGCCGGCGGCGCCTCCTCCAGCGCCGCCACGGCCACCCGCAGCCGCTCCAGCATCGGGTCCATGGCGCGGTGGTCCGCACTGAGCACGCCGAGGTCGACGTACGCGCCCGCGAACCGGTCGACCAGCGGCCACGCCGTGCCGTCCTCGACGAGGTGGTGGTGGCGGATCTCCACGCACAGCGACCGGACCCAGTCACCGATCGCGAACGCCCGGCGGTCGGAGCACGCCACCGACCGCTCGGAGATGCCGCGGGCCACCTGCGTCAGCCGGAGGAGGTCGGTGACGATCATGCGGTGGGCCAGCCGCATGCCGACGAGGTTCGGCGCGGTCCGTGTCGTGGTCATGGTGCGAGCCTGCCGGGGGGTGCTTGCCGCCGACTTGGTGCCGACTTGGCGCGGGCGGGCCAGCGCCCCGCGGACGGCGGTCACGGGCGGCGGGCCAGCAGCAGGCCGGACGCCAGCAGCCACAGGCCGATCAGGACGCTGCCGGAGAACAGGACCGCGAACGCCTCGACGCCGGTGGCCACCAGCAGCGGTGCCGCCAGCCCGAACGCCGCCCCGCCGACGACCGCGGCCCCGGCGAGGACGCGGCCGCCACCGAGGGCCCGGGTGCGCGCGGCGAGCACCGCCAGCACGGCGATCGACAGGCCCACCGCCAGGTTGGAGAACAGGCCGATGCGCTGGTGCAGCTCCAGCAGCGGCGTCGGCCCGCCGTGCGACGCGGCGTGCGCCTCGCCGCCGGCCAGCAGGTGCGGCACCATCTCGACGACGCCCAGCGCCGCCGCGCCGCACACCGCCAGCGCGGCCGCCCGCACCGCGGACGGCCACGCGGCCCCGCGGGTCCGCACCACGCCGGACAGCCCGGCCAGCAGCACGACGAGCCCGGCCAGCAGGGCGAGGTGGGCGGGCGTCCACCCGGGGTCGGCCAGCTGCGCGACCGGGTCGCCCTTCGGGTGCAGCAGGCCGCCGACGGCGATCAGGGCGCCGGCCACGGCCACGGCGACGGGTGGCCCCGCGGTGACGGCGGGGGCGGTACGGGGGGTGGTCTCGGGCTTCTCGATGCTCATGGCGAGGAGCATCGCGCCGCGCCGCGGGGCGCCCATCGGCAGAAATGCGTAGCTACGCTGTCGCCGTGATCGCCAGCGACCCGGCCGGGCTCGTCGGCCGCCTGCGCGAGTTCGACCGGCTCATCGCCCTGCTCGACGACGCCGTCGCGCGCCGGGGCGGGGGAGCGGTGTCGATCACCGGGGAGCCCGGGATCGGCAAGTCCGCCCTGGTCGGCGCCGTGACGGGGCACGCGCGGGCGTCGGGGTGGGCGGTGCTGGAGGGGCGCGGCCACGACCTGGAGAGCCTGCTCGCGTTCGGCCCGCTCGCCGCGGCGCTCGGCGGCCACCTGCACCGCATGCCCCGGGCGCGCCGGCTGGCCTACACCGAGGGCCTGCGCTCGCTGGGCACGGTCGTCGAGGGCCTCGGCACCGACGGGCCCCCGGACGCCGTGACGCCCACCGACCGGTCGCGCGTCTTCCAGGCCGTGGCGCTGCTGCTCGGCCGGATCGCGGCCGACGCGCCGGTGCTGCTCGTCGTCGACGACCTGCACTGGGCCGACCCGGCGACGGTCGACGTCCTGCGCTACCTCAGCGGTGACCTCGACGCGCTGGGCGTGGTCCTGCTGGTGGCGCTGCGTCCGGCCACGCCGCGCCCCGACGTCCGGGGCCTGGTCTCGGTGCTGGCGCGCTCGCCGCGCCACGAGGCGGTGACGCTGCGCAGGCTGGACGGCGCGGCCGTCGCCGCGCTCGCCGCGGACCTGCTCGGCGGGCCCGTGGCCCGGCCGCTCGTCGCGATGCTGGAGCGGCGCTCGGCCGGCACCCCGCTGGTGGTGCAGGCACTGGTCCAGGACCTGCGGGCCCGCGGCGCCCTCAGGCAGAGGCCGGACGGGTGGGCCGGCACCGAGCCCGACCCGGACACCCCGGCCCACCTGCTGGAGCTGTTCGGCGCCGGCCTCGACCGGCTGCCGCCGGACCGCAGGCAGGTGCTGGAGCTCGTCGCACTCGGCGGCGAGCCGGTGCCGCACGCGCGGCTCGCGGCGCTCGCCGGCGACGACGGGCTCACCACCCGGGTCGACGACCTGCGCGCCGCCGGCCTGCTCGTCGAGGAGCGGGTGCACGGCCGCGTCCGGTACGCCCCCGCGCACCCGCTGGTGGCCGACGCCGCGCTGGCCCGGCTCGGGCAGGCCGCGCGGGCGGCGCTGCACGCCCGGTACGTCGCGGTGCTGGAGGCCGAGGGGGCGGCGCCCCCCGACGTGCTGGCCCGCCACCACCTCGGGGCGCGCGACGTCGTCGGGACCGGGCGGGCCCGCGCGGCGCTGGCCGACGCCGGGATCGCCGCGCTGCGGCGGGCCGCCCCGGACACCGCGCTGCGCTGGCTCACCGCCGCCGTCGACATGGCCGAGGGCGACCCGGCGGTGCTCGGCCCGCTGCTGTTCGACCTCGGGATCGCCCGGCAGCAGTGCGGGGACGCGGCGGGCGCGCTGGCCGCCCTGCGGGACGCCGCGACGCAGCTGAACCGGGCCGGGGACCCGCGGGGCGCCGCCACCGCGGCGACGGTGACCGCCCGGCTCTCCTGGCTCCGTGACGACATCGCCGGAGCGCGGCGCTCCAGTGCGCTCACCCTGGAACTGGCCGCGACCGCCGACCCGGCCACCCGGGCCGCGACGGCCCAGGCCCACGCGCTGCAGCTGGTCTGCCTGGGTGACGACCCCGCCGTCGCGCTCGCCGTCCTCGACGGCACGGACGTCGCCGCCGTACCGGACGCCGGCGCCCGCGCACGCCTGGCCGGGTTCGAGCGCTACGTACGCATGGTGGCCGGGCACGGGCCCGCCGACGGCGCACTCGCCGCCCTGCGCCCGGTCGCGCCCCGCTGCCCCGACCAGCGGCTGGAGCTGGCGTGCAGCAACGCCCGGCTGGAGCTGACGGTGCTGCTGGGCCGGTGGACGGAGCTGGACGCGGAGCTGGCCGCCGCGCAGGAGCTCGGTGAGCGCGGCGTGGGACCGCTGCGCTCGTGGCGCTCCCCGCTGGCGGAGTTCCACCGGCGGTTCGCCACCGGTGACTGGCCGGGAGCCGACGACCTGCTCACCGAGCTGGCCGACTCCCCGTGGGGCGCCCACCGGCCCGTCGAGCTGCACGCGCTGCGGACCTGGATGGCACTGCACCGCGGCGACGTCCCGGGGCCGGACGGGATCGTCGGGCCCCCGGGCCCCGACGGCGCACCGCTGGAGCCGCGGGGCCCGGAGCGCGACCTCCACCGGACGCTGCGCGTGCTCGCCGGTGCGTCGTCCGGGCCGGGGGGCGGCTACCTGGTGATGTTCGAGTGGTGGCGGCTCCTCGCCTGCGTGCGGGCGTCGGCCGGCCGCCGCGCCCTGCTGGCGACGGCCACCGACCTCGACCGGCTCGGGGGGCCGGGCAGCGCACCCGCGGCGCTGGCGGCGCGGGCCAGAGCGCTGGGGTCCGCGGAACGCGGTGAGGCCGCGCGGCACGCGGCGCTCGCCGCCGCGGCCTTCGACGCCCTCGGGATGCCGGTCGACGCGGCCACGGCCCGGATCGAGGCGGCCGAGCGGGGCGGTGGCCGCGACGGGCTCGCGGCGGACCTCGTCCTGCTCGACCGGCTCGGGGCCCGGCCGCTCGCCGCCCGCGCCCGGGACCTGCTGGGCCGCCCGGCGGGGGCGCCCCGCGGCCCGGTGCTGACGCCGCGGGAGCGCGAGGTGGCCGAGCTGGTGACCGACGGTCTGTCCAACGCCGCCATCGCCGAGCGGCTCGTCGTCAGCGTGCGCACGGTGACCAGCCACCTCGACCACGTCTACACGAAGCTGGGCATCGGGTCGCGGACGGAGCTGGCCCGGGAGATCCGGTCTACGCAGTAGTGCCGATGCCGCCCCCGCCGCCGCCCCGCCAGGCTCGCCCCATGCCGCACACCGACGCAGTGACCGTCCCGCCCGGATCCTGGGCCCGTGACGCCGACCACCAGACCGGTCCGATGGTGCCCCTGTGGGCCTCGGTCTGGTGCGAGCCCTACACGCGGGGGTTCGCCGAGGCGTTCGCCCGCTGGGGCTACCTCGGCGAGGGCATCGCCGCCGTCCCGATCGGCGGGTGGTGCTTCGTCGGGTTCCGGCCGCTCGCCGACCCCGGCCTGGTGCCGGTCCGGATCGCCCGCGCGGCCGAGGCCGCGGCCGCCGACGAGCACCTGCGCGCGGCCCGCGACTGGGCCGAGGTCACCGGTCCGGGCTTCGAGCGACAGCTGCGGCGCCTGGCCGCCGAGGCCGGTCCGGGCCGTCCGGAGGGGGCGGGCCGGCTGGAGGGGGCGGCCCGGCTCGTCCGGGAGCTCGTCCGCGTCCGGTTCGCGACCACGTCCGGCGTCCAGGAGCTCGTGGTGGAGTGGGTGCTGCGGGCGGGGGAGCGCCACGGCTGGAGCGCGGAACGGGCGCTGGCGCTGGCGGCCGGGCCGGCCCGGCTCGTCACGGACCTGCGGGACGTGCTGGCCGCGGTCGGGGCGTCCCCGGCGCTGGCCGCCCGGCTCGACGCGGGCGAGCGCCCGACGCTCGACGACCTGCGCGCCGACCCGGGCGTCGCCGCGGCCGTCGCCGCCCACCTCGACCGCCGCGGCGACACGCTCCTGCAGCTCGACCTCGCCGGTCCGACGCTCGCCGAGCAGCCGGAGCACCTGACGGGGGCGGTGGCCGCCGCGTGGGCGCAGTACCGCCGCCCGCCCGTCGACCGCTCGGCGGAGGAGGCCCTGCTCGACGCCGACGACCGCGCGGCGCTGGAGCGGGCGCGGGTCGCCTACCCGCAGCGCGACGACGGCGGCGACCTCCTGACGCGCGGGCTGGGCCTGCTGCGCCGGGTCGCCCTCGACGCCGGCGCCGCGCTCGGCCTGCCCGCCCCGTCCGACGCGCTGCTGCTCACCGCCGAGGAGCTGGCCGGTGCGCTCCGCCGCGGGCACGCCGACGCCGGCCTGGTCGAGCAGCGCCGCGCGGCGCACCAGCACGCGCTCGCGCACCCGCCGCCGCTGACCGTCGGCGACCCGCCCGCCCCGCCGCCCGACCCGTCGGGGCTGCCCGCCCCGGCGGCGCGCGCGATGCAGCGCCTGGGTGGGTTCGTCGCCCTGATGACCGGGTCGCCCGCGCCGGACGGGCCCGGGACCGTGACGGGCGCACCGGCGTCGGCCGGCCGGTACACCGGCGTCGCGCGGGTGGTGCGCACCGTCGACGAGGCCTGCGAACTCGAGACCGGCGAGGTGCTGGTCTGCCCGGTCACCGCCCCGGCGTGGAACCTGGCGATGGGCCGGGCGGGTGCCCTGGTCTGCGACATCGGCGGCCAGCTCTCGCACGCCGCGATCACCGCCCGGGAGCTCGGCATCCCCGCGGTCGTGGGCTGCCGCACCGCCACGGCCGTCCTGCGCACCGGGGACCTCGTCACCGTCGACGGCGCCGCGGGCACCGTGCACCGCGGCTGAGGGGTTCGCGACACAGCCCGGGCGCTCCGGCGGCCCGCAGTGCAGGATGGGCGCGTGAGTGCTCCCCAGTCGCCGCTGTTCGGGTCGGTGGCCGATGTGGCCGAGCGGTTGGCCGGGGTCGGCTACCTCGCCTCCACGGCCGTCGCCACCACCGTCTACCTCGCCGACCGGCTCGGCAAGCCGCTGCTCGTCGAGGGGCCGGCGGGGGTCGGCAAGACCGAGCTGGCCAAGGCCGTCGCGCAGGCCACGGGATCGGGCCTGGTGCGGCTGCAGTGCTACGAGGGCATCGACGAGGCCCGCGCGCTCTACGAGTGGAACCACGCCAAGCAGCTCCTGCGCATCACCGCGGGCCAGGGGACGGAGTCCTGGGACGCCACCCGCGACGACGTGTTCTCCGAGGAGTTCCTGCTGCCCCGCCCGCTGCTCACGGCGATCCGGCGCAGCGACCCGACGGTCCTGCTGATCGACGAGATGGACAAGGCCGACGTCGAGGTCGAGGGGCTGCTGCTGGAGGTGCTGTCGGACTTCCAGGTGACGGTGCCGGAGATGGGCACGATCAGCGCCACCCGCCGGCCGTTCGTGCTGCTCACCTCGAACTCCACGCGCGAGCTCTCCGAGGCGCTCAAGCGCCGCTGCCTGTTCCTGCACCTCGACTTCCCCGACGCCGACCTGGAGCGCCGCATCGTCGCCTCCCGGGTGCCGGAGCTGACCGAGGCGCTGGTCGACGCGCTGGTCCGCACGGTGCGCGTGCTGCGGACCCTGGAGCTGCGCAAGTCGCCGAGCGTCGCCGAGACGATCGACTGGGGTCGCACCCTGCTCGCGCTGGGCCTCGACACCCTCGACGACGACGCCGTGCGCGCCACCCTCGGCGTGGTCCTCAAGCACCAGTCCGACACGGTGAAGGCCGCCGCCGAACTGCGCCTGAACTAGTAGAACTGCACGTTCGCGCCGGTCCGAAGACATCGGGCGGAACGGCCCGCGCGGGCAGGCTCATCCGCATGACGAACTCGATCCTCATCCTGATGCTCACGGGATTCGCGCTGGTGGCGCTGATGGCCGTGGTCGTGACGCTCACCGACCGCACCGGTCGTGGTCGGCGGCGGGAGATCGCCGCCGACCGCCGCCAGGCGTGGGAGCGGTCGGTGCAGCCGATCGCCGGGTGACGGTGCCGGCTCCTGCCGCTCGTCCTGCACCTGGACCTCGATGCGCGCGGCCACCGCGGCCGGGTGCCACAGCTCGTCGAACGGGCCCATGAGCGAGTAGCCGCCCGAGCCGCCCCGGCGGCGGACGCGGCGCGCCAGCAGGGCCAGTCCGGCGACGGGCCCGGCGACCGCGGCGAGGGCGAGCACCACCGCCACGATCTCGGACCCCGCCACGATCCCGGACACGGGACCAGGCTAGCGGCCCGACCCGACGGCGGTCCGCTCCACGAA
This sequence is a window from Pseudonocardia petroleophila. Protein-coding genes within it:
- a CDS encoding hemerythrin domain-containing protein codes for the protein MTTTRTAPNLVGMRLAHRMIVTDLLRLTQVARGISERSVACSDRRAFAIGDWVRSLCVEIRHHHLVEDGTAWPLVDRFAGAYVDLGVLSADHRAMDPMLERLRVAVAALEEAPPAERGVVGRALTAALTTLRDHVVEHVEAEEAEVFPAVERHVPAAEWARVEKAAGRGGAGLAFMLPRFLAVAVDDEHRTVFGPAGRAERALMAVLAWVLVPLHRRRERLVFG
- a CDS encoding ATP-binding protein; amino-acid sequence: MIASDPAGLVGRLREFDRLIALLDDAVARRGGGAVSITGEPGIGKSALVGAVTGHARASGWAVLEGRGHDLESLLAFGPLAAALGGHLHRMPRARRLAYTEGLRSLGTVVEGLGTDGPPDAVTPTDRSRVFQAVALLLGRIAADAPVLLVVDDLHWADPATVDVLRYLSGDLDALGVVLLVALRPATPRPDVRGLVSVLARSPRHEAVTLRRLDGAAVAALAADLLGGPVARPLVAMLERRSAGTPLVVQALVQDLRARGALRQRPDGWAGTEPDPDTPAHLLELFGAGLDRLPPDRRQVLELVALGGEPVPHARLAALAGDDGLTTRVDDLRAAGLLVEERVHGRVRYAPAHPLVADAALARLGQAARAALHARYVAVLEAEGAAPPDVLARHHLGARDVVGTGRARAALADAGIAALRRAAPDTALRWLTAAVDMAEGDPAVLGPLLFDLGIARQQCGDAAGALAALRDAATQLNRAGDPRGAATAATVTARLSWLRDDIAGARRSSALTLELAATADPATRAATAQAHALQLVCLGDDPAVALAVLDGTDVAAVPDAGARARLAGFERYVRMVAGHGPADGALAALRPVAPRCPDQRLELACSNARLELTVLLGRWTELDAELAAAQELGERGVGPLRSWRSPLAEFHRRFATGDWPGADDLLTELADSPWGAHRPVELHALRTWMALHRGDVPGPDGIVGPPGPDGAPLEPRGPERDLHRTLRVLAGASSGPGGGYLVMFEWWRLLACVRASAGRRALLATATDLDRLGGPGSAPAALAARARALGSAERGEAARHAALAAAAFDALGMPVDAATARIEAAERGGGRDGLAADLVLLDRLGARPLAARARDLLGRPAGAPRGPVLTPREREVAELVTDGLSNAAIAERLVVSVRTVTSHLDHVYTKLGIGSRTELAREIRSTQ
- a CDS encoding AAA family ATPase — translated: MSAPQSPLFGSVADVAERLAGVGYLASTAVATTVYLADRLGKPLLVEGPAGVGKTELAKAVAQATGSGLVRLQCYEGIDEARALYEWNHAKQLLRITAGQGTESWDATRDDVFSEEFLLPRPLLTAIRRSDPTVLLIDEMDKADVEVEGLLLEVLSDFQVTVPEMGTISATRRPFVLLTSNSTRELSEALKRRCLFLHLDFPDADLERRIVASRVPELTEALVDALVRTVRVLRTLELRKSPSVAETIDWGRTLLALGLDTLDDDAVRATLGVVLKHQSDTVKAAAELRLN
- a CDS encoding LLM class flavin-dependent oxidoreductase, translating into MTDQSSEAGPTFGLWYDFRNPDPDRPFSTFYAEVLDQIGWAEQRGLGSAWLTEHHFCADGYSPSPFVLASAILQRTTRMRVGTNLIVSPLHNPVRLAEDAATLSLLSGGRFDLGVGQGYWVREFEAFGQQVRNRPSLLEEGVEIIRRAWSGSAEGFEGKRYRLPPVAVTPVPERTPQLLVGAMADVAIERAARIGDGFLSTQNAHQAEYLAAVERAGGNVADARIYAGQWSIIAEDPEEVWSRIGRHALYQLNEYISWGAFGPPDDVPRFTDPAQIVEAGAYRLMDAEAAVTELTDLLRGCPQIKDVHFWAQLPGEPVDSGSERIAYLADKVMPAVRERLAA
- a CDS encoding RecQ family ATP-dependent DNA helicase yields the protein MNSEHLRERAEKVLTTLAGPDARLREDQWTAIHALVALRKRALVVQRTGWGKSAVYFVATALLRQDGAGATVIVSPLLALMRNQIDAAARAGIRAATVNSANTADWERTYDAVAAGEVDVLLVSPERLNNPDFRDRVLPRLTASAGMLVVDEAHCVSDWGHDFRPDYRRLRALIAELPDGIPVLATTATANDRVVVDVTEQLGLSAGEPLVLRGSLDRESLRLSVVKLRTAADRLGWLAAQMDALPGAGIVYTLTIQAAEEVAEFLRERGHPVASYTGKTPPEERLAAEGDLLANRVKALVATSALGMGFDKPDLGFVVHLGAPASPVAYYQQIGRAGRAVDRAEVVLLPGHEDQDIWRYFASLAFPPEPVVRQTLRVLGPEPLSTAAIETRVDLSRTRLEMLLKVLDSDGAAKRVKGGWVATGEDWVYDAERHRRIADARKAEQQAMLGYLDTDRCRLVFLREQLDDPGAEPCGRCDVCAGTVWSTDVDSGAAEAAAERIARPGVEVAPRKQWPSGMKDLDVPASGKIPAGELAEPGRVIGRLSDIGWGTRLRALLDPEAVPDDEFGPDLDPETGEPVSTTDRPVPKDVLDAVVRVLAGWGWEERPVGVVGIGSRTRPHQLDHLARRLSDIGRIPLLGTLVPAGPRPEAHANSAQRLAAVWNAFEEPTFTLPDGPVLLVDDVIDSGWTMTVAARLLRRAGAGSVLPFALAQSG
- a CDS encoding PEP-utilizing enzyme, producing MPHTDAVTVPPGSWARDADHQTGPMVPLWASVWCEPYTRGFAEAFARWGYLGEGIAAVPIGGWCFVGFRPLADPGLVPVRIARAAEAAAADEHLRAARDWAEVTGPGFERQLRRLAAEAGPGRPEGAGRLEGAARLVRELVRVRFATTSGVQELVVEWVLRAGERHGWSAERALALAAGPARLVTDLRDVLAAVGASPALAARLDAGERPTLDDLRADPGVAAAVAAHLDRRGDTLLQLDLAGPTLAEQPEHLTGAVAAAWAQYRRPPVDRSAEEALLDADDRAALERARVAYPQRDDGGDLLTRGLGLLRRVALDAGAALGLPAPSDALLLTAEELAGALRRGHADAGLVEQRRAAHQHALAHPPPLTVGDPPAPPPDPSGLPAPAARAMQRLGGFVALMTGSPAPDGPGTVTGAPASAGRYTGVARVVRTVDEACELETGEVLVCPVTAPAWNLAMGRAGALVCDIGGQLSHAAITARELGIPAVVGCRTATAVLRTGDLVTVDGAAGTVHRG
- a CDS encoding phosphotransferase family protein, which encodes MTPRPAPDDVDLAAVVRWAAAHGLPAGPVTDVRRVGGGTQNIVLRMDWAGRDLVLRRPPEHPRPSSNSVLRREMRVLAALAGSDVPHPGFVLGCDDESVLGGVVFYLMEGVAGFHPGDAVQGPCRTDAAARHAAALDTAAALARLAAVDHEAIGLGDLGRPEGFLARQVPRWVEHLASYDRLPGYPGSTLPHVDALARWLTDHRPPDARPGIVHGDYHLNNVLLAPDAARVAAIVDWEMCTIGDPLLDLGWLLVTWPDGAAGSDGAGSDGAGSDGAAPIAGGALAALGGLPTPAELAAHYAARSDRDLSALDWYTALAGFKLAIVIEGTHARALAGQADADTGALLHRHAVGLLERAAAVAGV